From Anaerobacillus alkaliphilus, the proteins below share one genomic window:
- a CDS encoding fatty acid desaturase family protein: MKELKTFGWYAARVSKSLPKEAFQPVPTRLLGGLAYLLIVIVTLLAISLVQLPLIVTIILALVLGFSYASMGFLGHEILHGTVIRTPWLRNFLGAVFFWPLCTGPRLWRKWHNMEHHVHTQDEEKDPDAWPTAPEVSKYRIVRMVYKLPLGVRSFCEFLFLTVQFSLHSLNMFKLYLKQFHVKNRSAVIFQLLLPWISWFGLLFLIGPEKWFYAFLLPILIANFIVMSYISTNHRLNPLVEVNDPLANCLSVTVPKWVDILHFNFSYHTEHHLFPAMNPKYYPLVKEEILKRWPERYHQMPLIRALIVLWRTPRIYHEKNELLDPHGNRAYQTLGNGLHPKKIHYRDL; encoded by the coding sequence ATGAAAGAACTTAAGACGTTTGGTTGGTATGCAGCAAGAGTTTCCAAATCCTTACCGAAGGAAGCCTTTCAACCTGTTCCAACAAGACTTTTAGGTGGACTAGCTTACTTGTTAATTGTCATAGTTACTCTGTTAGCAATTAGTCTCGTTCAACTGCCGCTTATAGTAACAATAATATTAGCGCTAGTATTAGGGTTTAGCTATGCATCAATGGGTTTTCTAGGTCATGAGATACTGCACGGAACTGTTATTCGCACGCCGTGGTTGCGCAACTTTCTAGGAGCTGTGTTTTTTTGGCCACTATGTACAGGACCACGACTATGGCGAAAGTGGCACAATATGGAACATCACGTACATACTCAAGATGAAGAAAAAGACCCAGATGCTTGGCCAACTGCTCCTGAAGTCAGCAAATATCGCATTGTTCGTATGGTATATAAATTGCCGTTAGGAGTTCGCTCCTTTTGCGAATTTCTTTTCTTAACAGTCCAGTTTTCGTTGCATTCTTTAAATATGTTTAAACTATATTTAAAACAATTTCATGTGAAAAATCGTTCAGCGGTTATTTTCCAATTATTATTACCTTGGATCTCGTGGTTCGGCTTATTATTCCTAATTGGACCAGAAAAGTGGTTTTATGCATTTTTGTTACCGATATTGATTGCAAATTTTATCGTTATGTCTTATATATCAACTAACCATCGCCTAAATCCTCTTGTAGAGGTAAACGATCCATTAGCAAACTGTCTTTCGGTAACAGTCCCGAAATGGGTAGATATCTTGCATTTTAATTTCTCATATCATACAGAACACCATTTGTTTCCGGCGATGAATCCAAAGTATTATCCGTTAGTAAAGGAAGAAATATTGAAGAGATGGCCAGAACGCTATCATCAGATGCCTTTAATCCGTGCGTTAATCGTGCTTTGGAGAACGCCAAGAATATATCATGAAAAAAATGAATTGTTAGATCCGCATGGGAATAGGGCATATCAAACATTAGGGAACGGCTTGCATCCTAAAAAAATTCATTACCGAGATTTATAA
- a CDS encoding DegV family protein — MTKKIAWVTDSTAYITKELENNPDVYVMPLAIIFPDRTFEDGVDLTTEELYRRINTSKEVPKTSQPPVGKFAELYEKLKSEYDQVIAVHVSGKLSGTVDSSRSGMEMAELDGEVVDSLSMSYTITTLLYKGIELAKTMDNHKEIAAILREEALNSEKYILLGSLDQFHKGGRMSKTAFLLGNLLQIKPIITIKTTGEFDLFQKVRSEKKASNRMIELIAEAADKHKITEVQIMHGNVLDKALEFKKKIEEQFPQMNIVVGEISSAIAVHAGEGTVALIWHNETK; from the coding sequence ATGACTAAAAAAATTGCGTGGGTTACAGATAGTACAGCTTATATAACGAAGGAATTAGAAAACAATCCAGATGTCTATGTAATGCCTTTAGCGATTATTTTTCCTGATCGCACATTCGAGGATGGAGTAGACTTAACAACAGAAGAACTCTATAGAAGGATTAATACTTCTAAGGAGGTCCCAAAAACATCTCAGCCTCCAGTTGGGAAATTTGCTGAGCTTTATGAGAAACTTAAATCGGAGTATGATCAAGTAATAGCAGTCCATGTATCCGGTAAATTAAGCGGTACAGTTGACAGTTCAAGGTCAGGGATGGAAATGGCTGAGTTAGATGGAGAAGTTGTTGATTCTTTATCAATGTCATACACCATTACCACTTTGCTTTACAAAGGTATTGAGTTAGCAAAGACTATGGATAATCACAAAGAGATCGCAGCAATATTGCGTGAAGAAGCATTAAATTCAGAGAAATACATTTTATTAGGCAGTTTAGACCAATTTCATAAAGGCGGTAGAATGTCAAAAACTGCTTTTTTATTAGGTAATCTACTTCAAATCAAACCTATTATCACAATTAAAACAACTGGTGAGTTCGACCTATTCCAAAAAGTTCGTTCAGAGAAAAAAGCCTCGAATAGAATGATCGAGTTAATAGCAGAAGCTGCTGATAAGCACAAGATAACTGAAGTACAAATTATGCATGGGAATGTATTAGATAAGGCTTTAGAGTTCAAGAAAAAAATTGAAGAACAATTCCCTCAGATGAACATTGTCGTAGGGGAAATAAGTTCAGCTATCGCCGTTCATGCTGGTGAAGGTACCGTAGCTTTAATCTGGCATAATGAAACAAAATAA
- a CDS encoding Dps family protein, whose amino-acid sequence MANEKLVSSLNSQLANWNVLFTKLHNYHWYVTGPEFFTLHTKFEEYYTEAATYIDSIAERILTIEGKPLATLKEYLAASSIEEATSKEEAKEMVAILAADFEKVIAQSNETIALAEEAGDESTADMFIGIKTSLEQHVWMLKAYLG is encoded by the coding sequence ATGGCAAATGAAAAATTGGTTAGTTCACTGAATTCACAATTAGCAAATTGGAACGTACTATTCACGAAGTTACACAATTACCATTGGTATGTTACTGGTCCTGAATTCTTTACGTTACACACGAAATTTGAAGAATACTACACAGAGGCAGCAACATACATTGACTCAATTGCAGAGCGCATCTTGACCATTGAGGGGAAACCACTTGCTACGCTTAAAGAGTATTTAGCAGCTTCCTCAATTGAAGAAGCTACTAGTAAAGAAGAGGCAAAAGAAATGGTTGCTATTCTTGCAGCAGATTTTGAAAAAGTGATTGCACAGTCAAACGAAACAATTGCGCTTGCAGAAGAAGCTGGCGATGAGTCAACTGCCGATATGTTTATTGGAATAAAAACCTCACTTGAACAACATGTCTGGATGTTAAAAGCATATTTAGGATAA
- a CDS encoding MarR family winged helix-turn-helix transcriptional regulator yields MNTGYLIQLSAKLMKNNLQKRLDEENFTVSQLAVIKDLQMQQESGAPLERFTAVSIAERLDMDKPTVSGIINRLVEKGFVEKLSHPTDKRAQVIALTNESVVILPKLEQVSNETIEASLKGFSDIEKDKLNSYLIRLISNLRGD; encoded by the coding sequence ATGAATACTGGCTACTTAATTCAGCTTTCAGCAAAATTGATGAAGAACAATTTACAGAAGCGATTAGATGAAGAAAATTTTACTGTTTCACAGCTTGCGGTAATAAAAGATTTACAAATGCAACAAGAAAGTGGAGCCCCACTCGAACGGTTTACAGCAGTATCAATTGCCGAACGTTTAGATATGGATAAACCAACCGTCTCAGGAATAATTAATCGCTTGGTTGAAAAAGGGTTTGTTGAAAAACTATCACATCCTACGGACAAAAGGGCTCAGGTTATTGCTTTAACAAATGAAAGTGTAGTAATCTTGCCGAAGCTTGAACAAGTAAGTAATGAAACTATTGAAGCATCCTTAAAGGGATTTAGTGACATAGAAAAAGATAAACTAAATTCGTATTTAATAAGGCTTATTTCAAATTTGAGAGGAGATTAG
- a CDS encoding SDR family oxidoreductase, which produces MGKILVTGATGNIGKYVVENLLKCGVSVRAAVFEIEKNDLSCETVEFDFLKRETFAGALEGVDRVFLVRPPQLANPKKDMRPFLEEVAARGIKQVVFVSLLGVEKNPVVPHRKIEDMILEFSIPYTFLRPGFFMQNLSTTHAIEIKDRNEIFVPVGNAKTSFIDTRDIGAVAAQCFLHEKHLNKSYSLTGNEAIDYYQVANTLSGVLCRKITYKNPGLLNFRRKTINRGIKKEYANVMTMLYLLTKMGTAKKVTHDVENILERKPISFEQFAIDHKNVWL; this is translated from the coding sequence ATGGGGAAAATCTTAGTTACAGGGGCAACAGGGAATATTGGTAAGTATGTTGTTGAAAACCTTTTAAAGTGTGGGGTAAGTGTCAGGGCAGCCGTGTTTGAGATAGAAAAGAATGATTTAAGCTGCGAGACGGTTGAGTTTGATTTTCTAAAAAGAGAAACCTTTGCGGGGGCACTTGAAGGTGTTGATCGTGTTTTCTTAGTAAGGCCACCACAACTAGCAAACCCCAAAAAAGATATGCGACCATTTTTAGAAGAAGTCGCAGCAAGAGGGATTAAGCAGGTCGTATTTGTTTCCTTATTAGGAGTGGAGAAAAATCCAGTTGTACCACATCGGAAAATTGAAGATATGATCCTGGAGTTTTCCATTCCGTATACATTTTTAAGACCTGGATTTTTTATGCAAAACTTAAGTACCACTCATGCAATAGAAATAAAGGATCGAAATGAAATTTTTGTACCCGTTGGTAATGCGAAGACAAGTTTTATTGATACAAGAGATATTGGTGCAGTTGCAGCACAATGTTTTCTTCATGAAAAACACCTCAATAAAAGTTACTCACTTACAGGTAATGAAGCTATTGATTATTATCAAGTAGCAAATACACTATCAGGCGTTCTTTGTAGGAAAATAACATATAAAAATCCTGGATTACTAAATTTCAGGAGGAAGACAATAAATCGAGGAATAAAAAAAGAGTATGCAAACGTTATGACGATGCTGTATTTACTCACTAAAATGGGAACTGCAAAAAAAGTTACCCATGATGTTGAGAACATCCTTGAAAGAAAACCAATATCATTTGAGCAGTTTGCCATAGACCATAAAAATGTATGGCTGTGA
- a CDS encoding DUF6069 family protein has protein sequence MYKNKFTSYLKTGLFAASITALVAVVSFLLSSYLFNFPVEIIGESRDTLYLVLIAGVSFIAVFISSIIFYFLQRFTRKPLVYFILIVILGLIGNAVLAENDLLQQYKMTAHIIHLIVAGLAILLVPQFSRKKQS, from the coding sequence TTGTATAAAAATAAATTTACCTCATATTTAAAAACGGGCTTGTTTGCAGCAAGTATTACTGCTTTGGTTGCTGTTGTTTCATTTTTACTTTCTAGTTATCTATTTAATTTCCCTGTTGAAATCATTGGAGAAAGCAGGGATACCTTATATTTAGTTTTGATTGCTGGGGTTTCTTTCATTGCTGTATTTATTAGTTCAATCATCTTTTATTTCTTACAAAGGTTTACACGTAAACCTCTGGTATATTTTATTCTAATTGTTATTTTAGGTCTTATTGGTAATGCAGTTTTGGCCGAAAATGATTTGTTGCAACAATACAAAATGACTGCACATATTATTCATCTTATTGTGGCGGGTTTAGCCATTCTTCTGGTTCCACAATTCTCTAGAAAAAAACAGAGCTGA
- a CDS encoding GGDEF domain-containing protein produces MSPFLVLLFTAILAGVIANFVRFHVNDVTNKFILITLSLVLVKTYSLLFNSTNTAWTIFLIILIAAYSLQLKGAIVFAIISWLAITINNEINLYLLISYLIFASFIGLVAEFYFTKDKKSQQSLTTLLKQSKQLDVFREISLSMQQTLQLDKLLQIILISVTAGHGLGFNRAMIFLKSSDNNQLNGIMGIGPMNANEGFGTWERLAASNLKLLDLIKLNYDKESIDPELNALIKSISINLDNDNVLEKALREGVPYNVQAIDEKDFAQQLFYNYFQMQAFAIIPLLNQGNQIGVLIIDNIVNNQPITEDDIDSVIPLANQAAIAIEQANLYKQIEMMALNDNLTGLLNQRSFELYSNKYFTDSKEAQEPLSIIIFDIDSFKHYNDTNGHLLGNEVLTKLSQIVKSSVRDQDLAFRFGGEEFVVILPNTSEEKALLVGERIRENIEIAIFPNEELQPTGTLTVSVGVASTQNIEFESILQLIEAADNALYKAKNAGKNRVELFKGDKSYV; encoded by the coding sequence ATGAGTCCATTTCTAGTTCTACTGTTTACCGCCATTCTGGCTGGAGTTATAGCTAACTTTGTTCGTTTTCATGTCAATGACGTGACGAATAAGTTTATCTTGATAACGTTATCATTAGTACTGGTAAAAACATATAGCCTACTTTTTAATTCTACTAACACTGCATGGACAATCTTTCTCATTATCTTAATTGCAGCGTATTCACTTCAACTAAAAGGAGCTATTGTATTTGCCATCATAAGCTGGCTTGCAATTACTATTAATAATGAAATTAATTTATATTTACTCATTAGCTATCTTATTTTTGCTAGCTTCATAGGCTTAGTGGCCGAGTTCTACTTTACAAAGGATAAGAAAAGTCAGCAATCGTTAACCACTCTATTGAAACAGTCTAAACAACTCGATGTATTTAGAGAAATAAGCTTATCGATGCAACAAACACTCCAACTCGATAAACTACTGCAAATTATTTTAATTTCTGTAACTGCTGGTCATGGACTTGGCTTCAACCGTGCGATGATTTTCTTAAAGTCATCTGACAATAATCAGCTAAACGGGATTATGGGAATTGGCCCTATGAATGCTAATGAAGGCTTTGGTACATGGGAACGACTCGCAGCGAGTAATCTAAAGTTATTGGATCTGATTAAGCTTAATTATGATAAGGAATCGATTGATCCTGAATTGAATGCCTTAATTAAATCTATTTCAATCAATTTAGATAATGATAATGTACTAGAAAAAGCACTCCGCGAGGGAGTACCATACAATGTACAAGCCATTGATGAAAAGGATTTTGCTCAACAATTATTTTATAACTACTTTCAAATGCAAGCGTTTGCTATCATTCCTCTTTTGAATCAAGGGAACCAAATTGGCGTACTTATCATTGATAATATTGTTAACAACCAGCCAATTACCGAAGATGATATTGATAGTGTTATTCCCTTAGCGAACCAAGCTGCCATTGCAATTGAACAGGCGAATTTATATAAGCAGATTGAAATGATGGCTTTAAACGATAACCTGACTGGCTTGTTAAACCAGCGTTCCTTTGAATTATATTCAAACAAATATTTTACTGATTCCAAAGAAGCTCAGGAACCTTTATCAATTATTATCTTTGATATTGACTCATTTAAGCATTACAATGACACGAATGGCCATTTACTCGGAAATGAAGTGTTAACCAAACTTTCTCAAATTGTAAAGAGCTCAGTTAGAGACCAGGATTTGGCTTTTCGATTTGGTGGGGAAGAATTCGTTGTTATTCTCCCTAATACTTCAGAGGAAAAAGCATTGCTTGTTGGGGAAAGAATCCGTGAAAATATCGAGATTGCTATTTTCCCTAATGAAGAGTTACAACCAACAGGAACATTAACCGTAAGTGTTGGAGTAGCCTCAACCCAAAATATTGAGTTTGAAAGCATTCTACAACTAATTGAAGCTGCAGATAATGCCTTGTATAAAGCAAAAAATGCAGGCAAAAATCGGGTAGAGCTATTTAAGGGGGACAAAAGCTATGTCTGA
- a CDS encoding SDR family oxidoreductase: protein MNNLPTSFPPQHQSKQPGIEAEMNPRPIFDDPAYIGSGKLKGKVAFISGGDSGIGRAVAIAFAKEGANIAIGYFDETVDAEETKQLVEAKGTKCLLLQGDIAEEATCTKMIEDTVAQFGQLDIVVNNAAYQVVQNNIKNITPDQLERTFRINIFSCFHFVRAALPHLKQGSSIINTTSVTAYHGHEQLVDYSSTKGAMVTFTRSLSMQLVGQGVRVNGVAPGPIWTPLIPASFPATQVASFGSNTPMKRAGQPFELAPAYVYLASNDSSYVSGQVIHVNGGEIVNG from the coding sequence ATGAACAATTTACCAACGTCTTTTCCACCACAACATCAGTCAAAACAGCCTGGTATCGAAGCTGAGATGAACCCTCGTCCTATCTTTGATGATCCCGCTTATATCGGTAGTGGTAAGTTAAAAGGGAAAGTTGCCTTTATCTCTGGTGGTGATAGTGGTATTGGTCGGGCTGTTGCTATTGCTTTTGCCAAAGAAGGTGCTAATATTGCCATCGGCTATTTCGATGAGACTGTAGATGCAGAAGAAACAAAACAGTTAGTTGAGGCTAAAGGTACTAAATGCTTACTTTTACAAGGGGATATTGCTGAAGAAGCGACTTGTACAAAAATGATTGAGGATACGGTGGCGCAATTTGGACAACTAGACATTGTGGTGAACAATGCAGCCTATCAAGTCGTCCAAAATAACATTAAAAATATTACTCCAGATCAATTAGAACGAACGTTTCGGATCAATATCTTTTCATGCTTTCATTTTGTTAGAGCAGCTCTACCTCACTTAAAACAAGGAAGCTCCATTATAAATACCACTTCTGTTACGGCTTATCATGGACATGAACAGCTCGTTGACTACTCTTCCACAAAAGGAGCTATGGTTACTTTTACAAGGTCTTTATCAATGCAGCTTGTTGGGCAGGGTGTTCGTGTGAATGGTGTAGCTCCAGGTCCAATCTGGACCCCACTCATACCTGCTTCATTCCCAGCAACTCAAGTTGCTAGCTTTGGAAGCAATACCCCAATGAAACGAGCAGGACAGCCTTTTGAATTGGCTCCAGCTTATGTTTATTTAGCATCTAACGATTCTTCTTATGTATCCGGACAAGTCATTCATGTTAATGGTGGAGAAATTGTGAATGGCTAA
- a CDS encoding Gfo/Idh/MocA family protein, whose product MKKLRVGIIGTGAIAQGAHIPNYQKCNNVEVVAVANHHYDKAEQCAKTFSIPYVFENYEDMLNEVDLDAVSICTPNKFHAEQTIAALHKGCHVLCEKPPAITVEEVLQMEKAAENAGKILFYAFHYRYSPEVITLKKFINANELGEIYSAKATAVRRRGIPGWGVFTNKELQGGGALIDIGVHMLDTALYLMGYPEPHTVLGTTYAKIGQRSGVGLLGKWDWENFSVEDMANAMITFKNGSTLLLEAAFAANVEEKDVMQVSLIGDQGGADVFPLKIFQEKHDTLIDVSPAFLPNYSFHEKEIRDFVNCCLTNTMPESTPHQGLILQKIVNAIYESAKTGEAIRL is encoded by the coding sequence ATGAAAAAATTAAGAGTTGGAATTATCGGTACAGGTGCTATTGCCCAAGGCGCTCATATTCCAAATTATCAAAAATGCAATAATGTAGAAGTAGTTGCTGTAGCTAATCATCATTACGATAAGGCTGAACAATGTGCAAAAACCTTTTCAATCCCTTATGTTTTTGAAAACTACGAAGACATGCTGAACGAAGTTGATTTAGATGCTGTAAGTATCTGTACTCCTAATAAATTTCACGCTGAACAAACTATTGCTGCCTTACATAAAGGCTGCCATGTACTCTGTGAGAAACCACCAGCTATTACTGTTGAAGAAGTATTGCAAATGGAAAAAGCCGCCGAAAATGCAGGCAAAATCCTGTTTTATGCCTTTCATTACAGATACTCACCAGAAGTGATAACACTAAAGAAATTTATTAATGCTAATGAGTTAGGTGAGATTTACTCCGCAAAGGCCACAGCCGTTCGTCGCAGAGGAATACCCGGATGGGGAGTTTTTACAAATAAAGAATTGCAGGGTGGTGGAGCACTCATTGATATCGGAGTTCATATGCTAGACACGGCTCTCTATTTAATGGGCTATCCAGAACCACATACAGTACTGGGAACAACCTATGCTAAGATCGGTCAAAGATCAGGGGTTGGATTGTTAGGGAAATGGGATTGGGAGAATTTTTCCGTTGAAGATATGGCCAATGCCATGATTACTTTCAAAAACGGCTCAACTTTACTATTAGAAGCTGCTTTTGCTGCCAACGTTGAAGAAAAAGATGTGATGCAAGTGAGCCTCATAGGAGACCAAGGTGGAGCAGACGTGTTCCCTTTAAAGATTTTTCAAGAAAAACACGACACCTTAATTGATGTGTCACCAGCATTTCTTCCGAATTACAGTTTTCATGAAAAAGAAATTAGAGATTTTGTTAATTGTTGCTTAACAAACACTATGCCAGAAAGTACTCCTCATCAAGGACTCATTCTACAGAAAATTGTCAATGCCATTTATGAGTCAGCAAAAACTGGCGAAGCGATAAGGCTTTAA